One window from the genome of Pedobacter schmidteae encodes:
- a CDS encoding DUF4365 domain-containing protein translates to MKYNSEERIGVYSVGKIFTQQFKWIFREQPINDFGVDAFVEITSIGLDLNTFSPTGRLIGVQIKSGKSYFKESRDDHFVFRGSKRHLEYWLNHSIPVIIVLYDQVSDLAYWQEVDKSTVILTGKSFKLKIPKKNVLQNTDRYVLSNIALFKNTYQYKLWQVQSSIEQIRLLLERKQLYLYIEIDNVPRSDEYHISLVVMNEDCDSYPEVFYNWDFEDPSRFEHNFFTITGQSLKEALNDIIPWADLFINGREFTDEILTREIANDILSCGQEEFVLDVAELADRESFLELACYLTGSYYFKLELKANELSRAFLLVDAFLNKEPIVKNRIYL, encoded by the coding sequence ATGAAATACAATAGCGAAGAAAGGATCGGAGTTTATTCGGTTGGTAAAATTTTCACCCAACAGTTCAAATGGATTTTTAGAGAGCAGCCGATAAATGACTTTGGTGTAGACGCTTTTGTTGAAATAACAAGCATTGGCCTAGATTTAAATACGTTCTCGCCAACGGGAAGACTAATCGGTGTTCAAATCAAATCAGGGAAAAGCTACTTTAAAGAATCACGAGATGATCACTTTGTATTTCGTGGCTCAAAGAGACACTTGGAATATTGGTTAAATCACTCAATTCCTGTGATCATTGTACTTTATGATCAGGTTTCTGATCTTGCATATTGGCAAGAAGTCGATAAATCAACGGTTATTTTAACAGGTAAATCATTCAAACTTAAAATCCCAAAGAAAAATGTATTGCAAAATACTGATCGTTATGTACTTTCCAATATTGCGCTCTTTAAAAATACATATCAATACAAGCTGTGGCAGGTACAATCATCGATCGAGCAGATTAGGCTGCTTCTGGAAAGAAAGCAATTGTACCTGTACATAGAAATCGACAACGTTCCAAGATCGGATGAATACCACATTTCACTTGTAGTTATGAATGAGGACTGTGACAGTTACCCTGAAGTGTTTTACAACTGGGACTTTGAAGATCCCAGCCGTTTTGAACACAACTTTTTTACGATAACAGGCCAAAGCCTGAAGGAGGCGTTAAATGACATAATACCTTGGGCAGATCTATTTATCAATGGCCGCGAGTTTACAGATGAAATATTAACGAGAGAAATTGCAAACGATATTTTATCCTGTGGCCAGGAAGAATTTGTTCTAGATGTTGCAGAACTAGCTGACAGGGAGTCTTTTCTGGAACTCGCTTGTTATCTGACAGGTTCGTATTATTTTAAACTGGAATTAAAAGCAAACGAGCTGAGCCGGGCATTTCTTTTGGTAGATGCATTTTTAAATAAGGAGCCTATCGTTAAAAATCGTATTTATCTATAG
- a CDS encoding Ig-like domain-containing protein produces the protein MTTILTSSTVFPALRYGQLLLLLLIFSACSKNRDIPKPSKVTQIQFRENRMTVAVGKSAELKVLHSPSELNPPDYDWSVSDGNIARLENGVVYGLKTGETEVSVVARGLGLTAKVKISVVPVLPAAIRLQAEKNALAPGEEIQLTYAIDPQDVTDPDKLELEWSSSDETVCKVLSGKVTAVGSGAADVSALVKGTAIKGSLRIQVAPMPVESVSLNVQRLVVPAGKGSRLVPLIFPELATDRRVRWSSDDPLIATVIDGAVLAMKEGTTTIRVSTVDGGKTASCEVIVSPVQVERIVLSVTNLSLVAGQSHTSEAIVLPENAKDKSLRWSSSNMSVATVDQQGKVFGVGKGTAIITAVSISNPRIQSAFQVVVVNPEEMVFTQVNATSKVSANGYVSANLSGLIENGYSAPVRFISFEVLSHTAEVILSNYQSATLSPGMQLRDNGVITNVFRPQVKYVFELNGRRYERRVEIL, from the coding sequence ATGACAACTATTTTAACATCCAGCACTGTTTTTCCTGCGCTAAGGTACGGACAGCTGCTTCTTTTATTGCTCATTTTTTCGGCCTGCAGTAAAAACAGAGATATTCCAAAACCCTCCAAGGTAACACAAATTCAGTTTCGCGAAAACAGGATGACGGTGGCTGTCGGGAAATCGGCTGAGCTGAAAGTCCTCCACTCCCCTTCTGAATTAAATCCACCTGATTATGACTGGTCTGTCTCGGATGGAAACATAGCCCGGCTGGAAAATGGTGTGGTTTATGGGCTAAAAACAGGAGAAACCGAAGTATCGGTAGTAGCCAGGGGCCTGGGATTGACTGCAAAGGTAAAGATCAGCGTTGTGCCGGTTTTGCCAGCGGCAATACGGTTGCAGGCGGAGAAAAACGCACTTGCGCCGGGGGAAGAAATTCAGCTTACTTATGCTATAGATCCACAGGATGTCACTGATCCCGATAAACTGGAACTCGAGTGGTCCAGTTCGGATGAGACGGTTTGTAAGGTGCTCAGCGGGAAAGTTACGGCAGTTGGCTCGGGAGCAGCGGATGTTAGTGCGCTGGTCAAAGGGACGGCTATAAAAGGATCATTAAGGATACAGGTTGCTCCGATGCCGGTTGAATCGGTTTCCCTAAATGTTCAGCGGCTTGTGGTTCCCGCAGGGAAGGGATCAAGGCTGGTTCCGCTGATTTTTCCGGAACTTGCAACTGACCGCCGGGTGCGCTGGTCTTCAGATGACCCGCTGATTGCCACTGTAATCGATGGAGCTGTACTGGCCATGAAAGAAGGAACGACCACGATCAGGGTGAGCACGGTAGATGGAGGGAAGACCGCAAGCTGTGAGGTCATTGTAAGTCCTGTGCAGGTAGAAAGGATAGTCTTGTCTGTCACAAACTTGTCTCTGGTTGCAGGGCAGTCTCATACCTCGGAGGCAATTGTACTACCCGAGAACGCAAAGGATAAATCACTGAGATGGAGTTCTTCCAATATGAGTGTTGCAACGGTAGACCAGCAGGGCAAAGTATTCGGGGTTGGTAAAGGTACTGCCATTATAACGGCGGTTTCAATCAGCAATCCAAGGATACAGTCGGCTTTTCAGGTGGTGGTGGTAAATCCCGAGGAAATGGTATTCACTCAGGTAAATGCTACTTCAAAGGTCTCAGCCAACGGCTATGTTTCGGCTAACCTGTCGGGTTTGATAGAAAACGGATATTCGGCTCCTGTTCGGTTCATCTCTTTTGAGGTATTGTCCCATACTGCTGAAGTCATCCTGAGCAATTATCAGTCTGCTACCCTATCCCCCGGCATGCAGCTGCGAGATAACGGTGTGATCACGAATGTATTCCGGCCGCAGGTAAAGTATGTATTTGAGCTGAATGGAAGACGTTATGAACGCCGTGTGGAAATCTTATAA
- a CDS encoding SRPBCC family protein: protein MKMIIKIIVVLIAIVSVCLVIAMFSKNKYTLMREITINRSPGDVFNYLRYLKNQPEYNKWLLLDPNTKISYKGESDGLPGAILVFESKSSQTGKGEFEIKKITDGERVDFEIRFLAFTANGYIGVKALSPNSTKLTWVYNSGMNWPVNFLLLFMDMDKIIGNDIAESLSNMKRKLES from the coding sequence ATGAAAATGATTATAAAAATAATAGTAGTCCTGATAGCCATTGTTTCTGTATGCCTGGTTATTGCCATGTTTTCCAAAAATAAGTATACACTGATGCGTGAAATTACCATCAACCGATCTCCGGGTGATGTTTTTAATTACCTCAGGTATTTAAAGAACCAACCTGAATACAACAAATGGTTGTTACTTGACCCAAATACAAAAATTAGTTATAAGGGTGAATCTGATGGATTGCCTGGCGCTATACTAGTCTTTGAAAGTAAAAGTAGCCAAACAGGTAAAGGTGAATTTGAAATTAAAAAAATAACCGATGGTGAAAGAGTAGATTTTGAAATCCGGTTTCTGGCTTTCACAGCTAACGGATACATAGGGGTAAAAGCCCTGTCGCCAAACTCAACAAAGCTGACCTGGGTATATAACAGCGGGATGAACTGGCCGGTTAATTTCTTGCTTTTGTTTATGGATATGGATAAAATCATTGGTAACGATATTGCAGAAAGCCTGAGCAATATGAAACGCAAGCTGGAATCGTAA
- a CDS encoding VOC family protein, with the protein MLGTNTYLHFMGNALEAFNFYKSVFGGEFKNIQHYKNLDSGKKMSLEDREKLIHITLQISDNISIMASDILPSMEMPFNAGNNFHICMHTENEQEADRLFEALSSDGKIEMPLNKTFWGAYFGMCRDKFGIQWMINFDNQ; encoded by the coding sequence ATGCTTGGCACAAATACCTATCTGCATTTTATGGGCAATGCCCTGGAAGCCTTTAATTTTTACAAATCAGTTTTTGGTGGTGAATTTAAAAACATTCAGCATTATAAAAACCTCGACAGTGGAAAAAAAATGTCGCTCGAGGACCGGGAAAAGCTCATCCACATTACGTTACAGATTTCAGATAACATCAGTATTATGGCTTCTGACATACTGCCTTCAATGGAAATGCCATTTAATGCCGGGAACAATTTCCATATCTGTATGCATACAGAAAATGAACAGGAAGCCGATCGGTTGTTTGAGGCACTCTCTTCAGATGGAAAAATAGAGATGCCCTTAAACAAAACATTCTGGGGTGCCTATTTTGGGATGTGTCGTGATAAATTTGGCATTCAATGGATGATCAATTTCGACAATCAATAA
- a CDS encoding GlxA family transcriptional regulator codes for MIHISILTVRRAVLAAITDTHDVFTYTNSLLKQLGKPELFRISLVGLGEDVQLNNGLFTIKPDGYIYKEQQHDLIVIPPMSGDMISATYLNKEYAGWIADQYKNGAEVASFCVGAFLLAFSGLLKNRQCSTHWDYANEFRSYYPAIQLVEDKIFTADKGLYSSGGNNAYWSLLLYLVEKFIDRQTAIQVAKHFVVDINKVNQTPFVVFKGHKKHDDELIKEIQAYIEQNFTDKITVADLSGKYHITRRTFERRFLKATRLTIAEYMQRIKIEAAKKLLETGRRSISEVMTAVGYTDTQSFRDAFKKVTDLTPVAYRDKYNTPSV; via the coding sequence ATGATCCATATATCTATACTCACCGTAAGACGTGCGGTTTTAGCGGCTATTACCGACACGCACGATGTGTTTACCTATACAAATAGTTTACTAAAACAGCTGGGTAAGCCAGAACTATTCAGGATTTCCCTGGTTGGACTGGGAGAGGATGTGCAATTGAACAACGGTTTGTTTACCATCAAACCGGATGGATATATTTACAAAGAGCAACAACATGATCTGATTGTGATCCCACCTATGTCGGGCGATATGATTAGTGCTACATATTTAAACAAGGAGTATGCAGGCTGGATAGCCGATCAGTATAAAAATGGTGCAGAAGTGGCAAGCTTTTGCGTAGGCGCTTTTTTACTGGCCTTTAGCGGATTACTTAAAAACAGGCAATGCAGTACACACTGGGATTATGCCAACGAATTTAGAAGCTATTACCCGGCCATTCAGCTGGTAGAGGATAAAATTTTTACAGCCGACAAAGGGCTTTACTCAAGCGGAGGCAACAATGCTTACTGGAGCCTGCTTTTATACCTCGTAGAGAAATTTATAGACAGGCAGACCGCAATACAGGTTGCCAAGCACTTTGTAGTGGACATTAATAAGGTGAACCAGACCCCGTTTGTAGTGTTCAAAGGACATAAAAAACATGATGATGAACTGATCAAAGAAATCCAGGCATATATCGAACAGAATTTTACAGACAAAATAACCGTTGCCGATCTGTCCGGCAAATATCACATCACAAGAAGAACTTTTGAGCGCAGGTTCCTGAAAGCAACCCGCCTTACCATTGCTGAATATATGCAACGAATTAAGATAGAGGCTGCGAAAAAACTCCTGGAAACCGGACGCAGGTCTATTTCGGAAGTAATGACGGCAGTGGGATACACGGATACACAGAGTTTCCGTGATGCATTTAAGAAGGTCACCGACCTTACACCTGTCGCCTACAGGGATAAATACAATACCCCTTCCGTTTAA